The following are from one region of the Brienomyrus brachyistius isolate T26 chromosome 4, BBRACH_0.4, whole genome shotgun sequence genome:
- the LOC125740055 gene encoding tripartite motif-containing protein 16-like, whose translation MAEASVTVYQKQFTCAICQDLLKDPVTTACGHNYCMNCIKSCWDQEDHAGVYRCPQCRQTFIPRPVLARNTILAEVVEKLKNTGQQMTATAHYTRPGDVECDSCTGRKRKAAKSCLVCQASYCETHLQPHYGSPAFKKHKLTDATGHLQDKLCSQHDKPLEVYCCIDQQCICNLCTMYEHNGHDTVSADAQRTEIQKKMDEMQKEFQQRIQMRQKDLKVLREAADSIIRSAQSAVEDNGKIFIEMIYSIVRRRSEVIQRIKDEAKAAVSQAKGDMKRLKQEFDELKRRHSELKQLSHTDDHIHFLQSWQSLPVIPEAGFGPRISVYPRCSFENVRKVVSELKDQLENVCEKKTAELHRPVTKDTVLPVLVPRTRAEFLQYSRHLTLEPNTANRHLHLSEGNRVVTWKRETQSYPDHQERFDLIPQVLCTEGLTGRCYWEVKWSGRSIGIAVTYKGISRTGMYDDSWLGSNDKSWCLYCSACSYSFQHNTVQTALPDPPSSRIGVYLDHGAGILSFYSISDTLTLLHRVQTTFTEPLYPGHFLWNSTAKLC comes from the exons atggcagaagctAGTGTCACAGTGTATCAGAAGCAATTCACCTGCGCAATCTGTCAGGATCTACTGAAGGATCCAGTGACTACAGCCTGTGGACACAATTACTGTATGAactgcattaagagctgctgggatcaggaggaTCATGCTGGAGTTTACAGATGCCCtcagtgcagacagaccttcatacccagacctgttctggcCAGAAACACAAtactggctgaagtggtggagaaactgaagaataCTGGACAACAAATGACTGCTACTGCCCATTATACtagacctggagatgtggagtgtgattCCTGTACTGGTAGAAAACGTAAAGCTGccaagtcctgcctggtgtgtcaggcctcttactgtgaaactcacctccagcctcactatgggtctccagcttttaagaagcacaagctGACTGATGCCACTGGACATCTGCAGGACAAGCTCTGTTCCCAGcatgacaaacccctggaggtctactgctgtatcgaccagcagtgtatctgtaaTCTGTGTACGATGTATGAACACAATGGCCATGATACAGTATCAGCTGATGCACAAAGGACAGAGATACAG AAAAAAATGGATGAAATGCAGAAGGAATTTCAGCAAAGAATTCAGATGAGACAAAAGGACCTGAAAGTTCTGAGAGAGGCTGCGGACTCAATAAta AGATCAGCACAGTCAGCTGTGGAAGACAACGGGAAGATCTTCATTGAGATGATCTACTCCATTGTgagaagacgctctgaggtgatacagaggatcaaagatgaggcgaaggctgcagtgagtcaggctAAAGGAGACATGaagagactgaagcaggagttcgatgaactgaagaggagacactctgagctgaagcagctttcacacacagatgatcacatccatttcctccag AGTTGGCAGAGTCTTCCTGTTATCCCcgaagctggatttggaccaAGAATCTCTGTCTATCCACGCTGCTCTTTTGAGAACGTGAGGAAGGTGGTTTCTGAACTGAAGGATCAACTGGAAAATGTTTGCGAAAAGAAGACAGCAGAGTTGCATCGCCCag ttaccaaagacaccgtcctaccagtattagtgcccaggaccagagcagaattcttacaat ATTCCCGTCATCTTACTCTGGagcccaacacagcaaacagacacctCCACCTGTCTGAGGGGAACAGAGTAGTGACATGGAAGAGAGAGACACAGTCATATCCTGATCACCAGGAGAGGTTTGACTTAATCCCCCAAGTGCTGTGTACAGAAGGTCTGACTGGACGCTGCTACTGGGAGGTTAAGTGGAGTGGGCGTTCAATTGGTATAGCCGTCACATATAAAGGCATCAGCAGGACAGGAATGTATGATGACAGTTGGCTTGGAAGCAATGACAAGTCCTGGTGTTTGTACTGCTCAGCCTGCAGTTACTCATTCCAACACAATACTGTGCAAACTGCACTACctgaccccccctcctccaggaTAGGAGTGTACCTGGATCACGGGGCAGGaattctgtccttctacagcatCTCTGACACATTGACCCTCCTGCACAGGGTCCAGACCACGTTCACTGAGCCCCTCTATCCTGGGCATTTTCTTTGGAACAGTACAGCCAAACTGTGCTGA